In Candidatus Roseilinea sp., one DNA window encodes the following:
- a CDS encoding polysaccharide pyruvyl transferase has translation MNILVINTHSLTNTGDAALTLEMLRQLREQFPGSRITLAMDDPASFDGDVHIISSILRWCKTTGGDGRSVWCTRSLLRFLPASLLSLAAFRLFGSRFFPGMSPEQRETVEAYFDAHVVISKPGGFLYTSGGLGMPFLLTIYTIAFAILCHKPHYMLPQSIGPVQRNWQRWLTRWALNRSRLTMIREPASANEMIAIGVARNRWIEVPDLAFAFPPAPAEIACAWLARQGVRCEADRPCIGVTAINWQAQNSAFNLQSQYEEALCEALSRFAASSRARLVFFPHAIGPTIEQDDRVVARRLASRLSGCDVTLIEEQAPPDVMKAAFGQMELFVGTRMHSNIFALSSGTPVVAIGYLHKTEGIMRMLDLASFVVDIRDLTADALLERVERAWRARAELRQSIRVAVAALAQSASHATALIADDLSRYG, from the coding sequence ATGAACATTCTCGTCATCAACACGCACTCGCTCACCAACACCGGCGACGCTGCGCTCACGTTGGAGATGCTCCGCCAGTTGAGAGAACAATTTCCCGGCAGCCGGATCACGCTGGCTATGGACGATCCTGCTTCATTCGACGGCGACGTGCACATCATCAGTTCGATCCTGCGCTGGTGCAAGACGACGGGGGGTGACGGCCGATCCGTCTGGTGCACCAGAAGCCTCCTCCGTTTTTTGCCGGCCAGCCTGCTCAGCCTGGCTGCCTTTCGACTGTTTGGCAGCCGCTTCTTTCCCGGCATGTCGCCAGAACAACGCGAGACGGTCGAAGCCTACTTCGACGCACACGTTGTCATCAGCAAACCAGGGGGATTTCTCTACACCAGCGGTGGCCTGGGCATGCCCTTCCTGCTAACCATTTACACCATCGCATTTGCCATCTTGTGCCACAAGCCGCACTACATGCTGCCGCAGTCCATTGGCCCAGTTCAACGCAATTGGCAACGGTGGCTGACGCGCTGGGCGCTGAACCGCTCGCGGCTGACAATGATCCGCGAGCCTGCTTCGGCAAACGAGATGATCGCGATTGGAGTTGCTCGCAATCGTTGGATCGAGGTGCCAGATCTGGCCTTTGCCTTTCCGCCTGCGCCGGCTGAGATCGCGTGTGCGTGGCTGGCGCGGCAGGGGGTGAGATGCGAAGCCGACCGGCCGTGCATCGGCGTGACTGCGATCAATTGGCAAGCGCAAAACAGCGCGTTCAACCTACAGTCGCAATACGAAGAAGCGCTGTGCGAGGCGCTCTCGCGCTTTGCTGCGTCATCCCGCGCGCGATTGGTTTTCTTTCCTCACGCGATCGGGCCGACGATCGAGCAGGATGACCGCGTCGTCGCCCGACGGCTCGCGTCGCGCCTATCGGGTTGCGATGTGACGTTGATCGAGGAGCAAGCGCCGCCCGACGTGATGAAGGCTGCCTTTGGCCAGATGGAGCTATTCGTCGGCACGCGCATGCACTCGAATATCTTCGCGCTGAGCAGCGGCACGCCCGTCGTCGCTATAGGGTATTTGCACAAGACCGAGGGCATCATGCGCATGCTCGACTTGGCATCGTTCGTGGTAGACATTCGGGACCTGACAGCAGACGCGTTACTGGAACGCGTCGAACGCGCCTGGCGCGCGCGCGCCGAATTGCGCCAGAGCATCCGCGTTGCCGTCGCTGCGTTAGCCCAATCCGCCTCGCACGCCACAGCCCTCATCGCAGACGACCTGTCGCGCTATGGATGA